The Rhodocytophaga rosea genome has a segment encoding these proteins:
- a CDS encoding IS630 family transposase — protein sequence MQNKEAYEQKVKRLHALLYLAQTGSIDLYFGDESGFCLTPCVPYGWIKKGEHAPILSQRSTRINVFGLLSTNNELLTYQKSGSLNADFIIECVEAFSTSISKFTVIVLDNASWHTCGLWEVKKEEWEQKGLYIFLLPKYSPHLNRIERFWKQVKYHWLKAEDYLSVEALKEALYTIFSGLGTYFKLDFKKLEVDENIILNCV from the coding sequence TTGCAAAACAAAGAAGCATATGAGCAGAAAGTCAAGCGATTACATGCTTTGCTTTATTTGGCACAGACAGGCAGTATAGATTTATATTTTGGAGACGAATCAGGGTTTTGCCTTACCCCTTGTGTACCTTATGGATGGATCAAAAAAGGCGAACACGCCCCTATTTTATCCCAAAGAAGTACAAGGATAAATGTATTTGGCTTGTTAAGTACAAATAATGAGTTGCTTACTTATCAGAAAAGTGGGAGTCTAAACGCTGACTTTATCATTGAATGTGTAGAGGCCTTCTCAACATCTATTTCCAAGTTTACTGTCATAGTCTTAGACAACGCCTCCTGGCATACATGTGGCCTATGGGAAGTCAAAAAAGAAGAATGGGAACAGAAAGGATTATACATCTTTTTGCTGCCTAAGTATAGTCCTCATCTTAACAGGATCGAACGATTTTGGAAGCAGGTGAAATATCATTGGCTCAAAGCCGAAGACTATCTGTCTGTAGAAGCGCTTAAGGAGGCACTTTATACCATCTTTTCAGGATTGGGTACTTACTTTAAACTTGATTTTAAAAAACTTGAAGTAGATGAAAATATTATACTTAATTGTGTTTAA
- a CDS encoding helix-turn-helix domain-containing protein, translated as MRYIKKITDKQKQDLEKIHKDSKSYQERNRCQCILLSNQGYQVQKLASIFQVSQLSIYKWFDRFEKTGVVGLKNQKGKGRKPILTTSNATHVEVVENSIEKEKQQLKLAKREIEAKLGTAMSEMTLKRFLKKLTTDGNVSVNG; from the coding sequence ATGCGTTATATCAAGAAGATTACAGACAAGCAAAAACAAGACTTAGAGAAGATTCATAAAGATAGTAAAAGTTATCAGGAACGTAACCGTTGCCAATGTATACTGTTATCCAATCAAGGCTATCAAGTACAGAAGTTAGCAAGCATTTTTCAAGTAAGTCAGTTAAGTATTTATAAGTGGTTTGATCGCTTTGAGAAAACAGGTGTGGTAGGGTTAAAGAACCAAAAAGGGAAAGGCAGAAAACCCATCCTTACTACCAGTAATGCTACCCATGTTGAAGTAGTGGAAAATAGCATAGAGAAAGAAAAACAACAACTTAAATTAGCTAAGCGAGAGATAGAAGCTAAATTAGGCACGGCTATGAGTGAGATGACCTTGAAGCGGTTTTTAAAAAAATTGACTACCGATGGAAACGTTTCCGTAAATGGATAA
- the hisA gene encoding 1-(5-phosphoribosyl)-5-[(5-phosphoribosylamino)methylideneamino]imidazole-4-carboxamide isomerase, translated as MIQIIPAIDIINGKCVRLTQGDFARTTEYNSHPVEVAKSFEGAGLTRLHLVDLDGAREKKVVNYKTLEQIATQTSLYIDFGGGLQSDKDIHIAFDNGAKQITGGSVAVKNRDLFESWLVKHGGDRIILGADAKNEKIAIHGWKDVTELSVYDFIGEYIGKGVKYAISTDVAKDGLLQGPSFPLYGFIDYKFPGLNVIASGGISQMDDILRLNEMGIFGVIVGKAIYEGKIKLQELSRFIVENK; from the coding sequence ATGATCCAGATTATTCCTGCTATTGATATTATTAATGGAAAGTGTGTACGCCTGACACAAGGTGATTTTGCCCGTACTACTGAATACAATTCCCATCCGGTAGAAGTAGCCAAATCTTTTGAAGGTGCCGGACTTACCCGGCTGCATCTGGTAGACCTGGATGGAGCCAGGGAAAAAAAAGTAGTTAATTATAAAACACTCGAACAAATAGCAACTCAAACTTCCCTGTATATCGATTTTGGTGGTGGGCTACAGTCAGATAAAGATATTCATATTGCTTTCGATAATGGAGCCAAACAGATCACCGGGGGAAGTGTAGCCGTAAAAAACCGGGATTTGTTTGAAAGCTGGTTAGTCAAACATGGCGGCGATAGGATTATTCTGGGAGCTGATGCCAAAAATGAAAAAATTGCGATTCATGGCTGGAAAGATGTTACCGAACTTTCTGTATATGATTTTATTGGCGAGTATATAGGCAAAGGAGTAAAATATGCAATTAGTACAGATGTTGCCAAAGACGGACTATTACAAGGTCCTTCTTTTCCGCTGTATGGCTTTATTGACTATAAATTCCCAGGCCTGAACGTGATTGCCAGTGGCGGCATCAGCCAGATGGACGATATTCTGCGTTTGAATGAAATGGGGATTTTTGGTGTAATTGTGGGCAAAGCTATCTATGAAGGTAAAATTAAACTCCAGGAGCTCAGCAGGTTTATTGTTGAAAACAAATAA
- the hisF gene encoding imidazole glycerol phosphate synthase subunit HisF, with translation MLTKRIIPCLDIKNGKTVKGINFENLRDAGDPVELAQLYAEQGADELVFLDITATVEDRKTLIELVRNVARALNIPFTVGGGISSVSDVSALLHAGADKISVNSAAVRNPELVNRLAQEFGSQCVVVAIDTRFVNNEHIVHTHGGRRPTDLRTIAWAKEVEDRGAGEILLTSMDTDGTKNGFALELTAQISQTLQIPIVASGGAGTMEHFTEVFIQGKADAALAASIFHFKEIMIPDLKHYLQKKGIIVRK, from the coding sequence ATGCTTACAAAGCGTATTATTCCCTGCCTGGATATTAAAAACGGCAAAACAGTAAAAGGCATAAATTTTGAAAACCTCCGGGATGCCGGTGATCCGGTAGAACTGGCGCAATTGTATGCAGAGCAAGGCGCAGATGAACTGGTTTTTCTGGATATTACAGCTACGGTAGAAGACCGGAAAACGTTGATAGAACTCGTACGGAATGTAGCCCGTGCGCTGAATATTCCCTTTACCGTAGGCGGAGGTATTTCATCTGTTTCAGATGTATCCGCTTTGCTGCATGCCGGTGCAGATAAAATTTCGGTCAATTCGGCGGCGGTGCGGAATCCGGAACTGGTAAATAGGCTGGCACAGGAATTTGGCAGTCAATGTGTGGTAGTGGCAATTGATACACGTTTTGTCAATAACGAGCATATTGTGCATACACATGGCGGACGTAGACCTACCGACTTGCGTACCATTGCCTGGGCAAAGGAAGTGGAAGACCGGGGTGCCGGGGAGATTTTGCTTACATCTATGGATACGGATGGCACTAAAAATGGCTTTGCATTGGAATTAACGGCACAGATTTCCCAAACTTTACAAATTCCGATTGTGGCTTCGGGAGGTGCCGGAACCATGGAACATTTCACCGAAGTATTCATACAGGGAAAAGCGGATGCTGCCCTGGCGGCCAGTATTTTTCACTTTAAAGAAATTATGATTCCGGACCTGAAACATTACCTGCAGAAAAAAGGAATTATTGTTAGAAAATAG
- the hisIE gene encoding bifunctional phosphoribosyl-AMP cyclohydrolase/phosphoribosyl-ATP diphosphatase HisIE produces the protein MNIDFEKNNGLVPAIIQDAFTNKVLMLGYMNPQALERTRKEGIVTFFSRSKQRLWTKGETSGNFLKVSEITVDCDGDTLLIKANPAGPVCHTGADTCFNETNKNKTAFLDHLKSIIHDRRINPGEKSYTSSLFQKGINKVAQKVGEEAVELVIEAKDTNDELFKGEAADLLFHFLVLLEQKNIDLDQVIEVLQSRHK, from the coding sequence ATGAATATAGATTTTGAGAAAAATAACGGACTGGTACCTGCTATTATTCAGGATGCCTTTACAAACAAAGTGCTGATGCTCGGATATATGAATCCACAGGCATTAGAAAGAACCAGGAAAGAAGGAATCGTTACCTTTTTCAGCCGCTCTAAACAGCGATTATGGACCAAAGGAGAAACTTCCGGTAACTTTTTGAAAGTGAGCGAAATTACAGTAGATTGTGATGGAGATACTTTATTGATAAAGGCGAATCCGGCAGGGCCTGTTTGCCATACCGGAGCTGATACTTGCTTTAATGAAACCAATAAAAATAAGACGGCTTTCCTGGATCATCTGAAAAGTATCATCCACGACCGCCGCATTAATCCTGGTGAAAAATCCTATACTTCGTCTCTGTTTCAAAAGGGAATTAATAAGGTGGCCCAAAAGGTAGGGGAAGAAGCCGTAGAACTGGTGATTGAGGCAAAAGATACGAATGATGAGCTTTTTAAAGGCGAAGCGGCTGACTTGCTATTCCATTTTCTGGTATTGCTGGAGCAGAAAAACATAGACCTCGATCAGGTAATTGAAGTATTGCAAAGCCGGCATAAATAG
- a CDS encoding phage holin family protein codes for MGLLAKILISAVAVIISAYLIPGVGVDSILTAIIVAIVLGLLNAIVKPILVILTIPVTILTLGLFLLVINVIIIYLADYLVPGFSVSGFFAALFFSIVLAIVGWILDSIF; via the coding sequence ATGGGCTTGCTTGCAAAAATTCTGATATCTGCTGTAGCTGTAATTATTAGTGCCTACCTGATTCCCGGCGTAGGCGTAGATAGTATCCTTACGGCCATCATTGTTGCCATTGTACTGGGTTTACTCAATGCAATTGTAAAGCCCATTTTGGTTATCCTTACCATTCCGGTTACGATTCTTACGCTCGGACTTTTTCTGCTTGTCATTAATGTAATCATTATCTATCTGGCAGACTACCTGGTTCCCGGCTTTAGCGTTTCTGGATTTTTTGCGGCATTATTTTTCAGTATTGTTCTGGCCATAGTTGGCTGGATCTTGGATTCTATTTTTTAA